From the Clostridium sp. Marseille-P299 genome, one window contains:
- a CDS encoding YebC/PmpR family DNA-binding transcriptional regulator: protein MSGHSKFANIKHKKEKNDAVKGKIFTRIGREIAVAVKEGGPDPNNNSKLKDIIAKAKSNNMPNDTIERSIKKAAGDNGGVDYEFVTYEGYGPSGTAIIVEALTDNKNRTAANVRNAFTKGNGNVGTQGCVSYMFDKKGQILIDKEECKLDADELMMIALDAGAEDFSEEEDSFEIVTDPESFSAVRETLENAGVPMASADVTMIPQTYVTLTDEQDLKNINRTLALLDEDDDVQEVYHNWDEPDEEE, encoded by the coding sequence ATGTCAGGACATTCTAAATTTGCAAACATTAAACATAAAAAAGAAAAGAACGATGCTGTAAAAGGTAAGATTTTCACAAGAATCGGTCGTGAAATTGCCGTTGCAGTTAAAGAAGGTGGACCAGATCCAAATAACAATAGTAAATTAAAAGATATTATTGCTAAAGCGAAATCTAATAATATGCCGAATGATACAATTGAACGTAGTATCAAAAAAGCTGCTGGTGACAATGGCGGCGTAGATTATGAATTTGTTACTTATGAAGGTTATGGACCAAGCGGTACTGCTATTATTGTTGAAGCTTTAACTGACAACAAGAATAGAACTGCAGCCAATGTAAGAAATGCATTTACAAAGGGAAATGGTAATGTTGGAACTCAAGGTTGTGTTTCTTATATGTTTGATAAAAAAGGTCAGATTTTAATCGATAAGGAAGAATGTAAATTAGATGCAGACGAACTTATGATGATAGCACTTGATGCTGGAGCAGAAGATTTCAGCGAAGAAGAAGACAGCTTTGAAATCGTTACTGATCCAGAAAGCTTTAGTGCAGTTCGTGAAACACTTGAAAATGCTGGTGTTCCTATGGCATCTGCAGATGTTACTATGATTCCTCAAACATATGTTACTTTAACAGATGAACAAGATCTTAAAAACATCAATCGTACGCTTGCTTTATTAGATGAAGATGATGATGTACAAGAAGTATATCACAACTGGGATGAGCCAGATGAAGAAGAATAA
- the ltrA gene encoding group II intron reverse transcriptase/maturase, producing MKETKKCDDSRQLNTESGHLQKDRVELESYAKAPSISMTSDNRQNARREYHYGLLEKIISNENLNEAFKRVKKNKGSHGIDKMGVDELLPYLRSHGEELKQSIADGSYKPNPVRRVEIPKDNGKTRPLGIPTVVDRVIQQAVSQVLTPIFEKKFSENSYGFRPNRNAHQAILKCKEYMDEGYKWAVDIDLEKYFDTVNHDRLIGLIYKEVKDIRVIGLIRKYLNAGVMEKGLVSATVEGVPQGGNLSPLLSNIMLHELDMELERRGLKFCRYADDCNVYVKSKKSAERVMKSITEFIEKDLKLKVNKEKSKVDRPWKLKYLGYTFYNKKGEMGIRVHQVSVKKLKGKLKSITGRSNAMSMELRAIKLKQLIVGWISYFKLADMKGTLRELDEWLRRRLRLCYWKQWKKIKTKHDNLVKLGVENWKAWEHANTRKGYWRISNSPILNSTLTNKYLREQGFITLSERYSQIR from the coding sequence TTGAAAGAAACAAAGAAATGTGATGACAGCAGACAACTGAATACAGAATCAGGTCATTTGCAAAAGGATAGAGTGGAACTCGAAAGCTATGCAAAGGCGCCGAGCATTTCTATGACGTCGGATAACAGACAGAACGCCCGAAGAGAATATCACTATGGATTGCTAGAGAAAATCATTAGTAATGAAAATCTAAATGAAGCCTTTAAACGTGTAAAGAAGAATAAAGGAAGTCATGGAATCGACAAGATGGGAGTAGATGAACTTCTACCATATCTAAGAAGTCATGGCGAAGAGCTTAAGCAATCCATAGCAGATGGAAGTTATAAACCGAATCCCGTAAGAAGGGTAGAGATACCAAAGGATAACGGGAAAACAAGACCATTAGGGATACCAACTGTAGTAGACCGAGTGATACAACAGGCAGTATCACAAGTACTAACGCCAATCTTTGAGAAGAAATTTTCAGAGAATAGTTATGGATTTAGACCAAATCGAAACGCGCATCAAGCAATTCTAAAATGTAAAGAATACATGGATGAAGGCTATAAATGGGCGGTAGATATAGATTTAGAAAAGTACTTTGATACTGTCAACCACGATAGGTTAATTGGGCTGATTTATAAAGAAGTCAAGGATATACGAGTAATCGGACTGATAAGGAAGTATCTAAATGCAGGAGTGATGGAAAAGGGATTAGTAAGTGCTACTGTAGAAGGAGTGCCTCAAGGTGGGAACTTATCTCCACTATTAAGTAATATCATGTTGCATGAACTAGATATGGAATTAGAACGAAGAGGACTTAAGTTCTGCCGTTATGCAGATGATTGCAATGTATACGTGAAATCAAAGAAATCAGCAGAGCGAGTTATGAAAAGTATCACGGAGTTTATAGAAAAGGACTTGAAGCTTAAAGTTAACAAAGAGAAAAGTAAGGTAGACCGACCATGGAAACTAAAATATTTAGGATATACCTTTTACAATAAGAAAGGTGAAATGGGAATAAGAGTACATCAAGTTTCTGTTAAGAAGTTAAAAGGAAAACTTAAGAGTATCACTGGAAGAAGTAATGCAATGAGTATGGAACTCAGAGCTATTAAACTAAAACAATTAATTGTTGGCTGGATAAGTTACTTCAAACTAGCAGATATGAAAGGTACCTTACGAGAACTTGATGAGTGGCTAAGAAGACGTTTACGTCTTTGTTACTGGAAACAGTGGAAAAAGATTAAAACGAAACATGATAACTTAGTTAAACTAGGGGTAGAGAATTGGAAAGCATGGGAACATGCGAATACAAGGAAAGGCTACTGGAGAATCTCCAATAGCCCAATCTTAAATTCAACTCTTACCAATAAATATCTTAGAGAACAAGGTTTTATAACACTTAGTGAAAGATATTCGCAAATAAGGTAA
- a CDS encoding radical SAM protein: MSNYEKVKALHPCFGSVGNKGRIHLPVCPSCNIQCNFCDRKINDYENRPGVSSTILDPEEAIEVVEKAIHMCPDITVVGIAGPGDTLASDNAIETFRLIGSKFPQLLKCMSTNGLLLPEKALELIEVGIDTLTVTVNAVDPEILQRIVPAIIYHGQTFVGLEAANILIQNQLEGIRVLSKAGVTIKVNTVLINEINKEHIKEIAKTVSEAGATIYNIIPLIPQNKLAYCEEPPCNDIDSTRREASEYIEVFRHCMRCRADAIGIPGKLEIGDQIYRKDFIIKETFSHG; encoded by the coding sequence ATGAGTAATTATGAAAAAGTAAAAGCACTCCACCCCTGTTTTGGAAGTGTAGGTAATAAAGGTAGAATTCATTTACCTGTCTGTCCATCTTGCAATATTCAATGTAACTTTTGTGATAGAAAGATTAATGATTATGAAAACCGTCCAGGTGTTTCTTCTACTATTTTAGATCCTGAAGAAGCGATAGAGGTAGTGGAAAAAGCCATACATATGTGCCCTGACATAACAGTAGTTGGAATTGCTGGGCCTGGAGATACTTTAGCATCAGACAATGCGATAGAAACGTTCCGCTTAATTGGGAGCAAGTTTCCTCAATTATTAAAGTGTATGAGTACGAATGGACTGTTGTTACCTGAAAAAGCTTTAGAGTTAATAGAGGTTGGCATAGATACGTTAACAGTTACGGTGAATGCTGTGGATCCAGAAATTTTACAGCGAATTGTACCAGCGATTATATACCATGGCCAAACGTTTGTAGGCCTTGAGGCAGCTAATATTTTAATTCAAAACCAATTGGAAGGAATAAGAGTACTTTCTAAAGCAGGGGTTACGATCAAGGTCAATACAGTATTGATTAATGAAATTAATAAAGAACATATAAAAGAAATTGCAAAAACAGTAAGTGAAGCAGGAGCAACGATATATAACATTATTCCATTGATTCCTCAAAATAAATTAGCTTACTGTGAAGAACCTCCTTGTAATGATATTGACAGTACAAGGAGAGAGGCAAGTGAATATATTGAAGTATTTCGCCATTGTATGCGTTGTAGAGCAGATGCAATTGGAATTCCAGGAAAGCTAGAGATTGGCGATCAAATATATAGAAAGGATTTTATTATAAAAGAAACGTTTTCACATGGTTAA
- a CDS encoding YezD family protein, translated as MDKGEQQKNVILGKDLNKIIEILQTIQYGSVTIIVQDGKILQIEKNEKIRVK; from the coding sequence ATGGATAAGGGGGAGCAGCAAAAGAATGTTATCTTAGGAAAGGATTTAAATAAGATTATTGAAATTCTACAGACAATCCAATATGGTTCTGTAACAATTATTGTACAGGATGGTAAGATACTTCAAATTGAAAAAAATGAGAAGATAAGAGTTAAATAA
- the argR gene encoding arginine repressor, translating into MKIGRQSKIIELTQKYNIETQEELAELLLNAGYNVTQATISRDIRELKLTKVATDGGRQKYVALQNQEVGITDKYIRVLRDGFVSMDMAQNIMVVKTVSGMAMAVAAALDNLHFDGIVGCIAGDDTIMCAIRSVEETVTVMEKLSKIVNGKE; encoded by the coding sequence ATGAAAATAGGGAGACAAAGTAAAATAATCGAACTAACACAAAAGTACAATATAGAAACTCAGGAAGAACTAGCGGAATTATTATTGAACGCGGGATATAATGTAACTCAGGCTACTATTTCTAGAGATATTCGTGAATTGAAATTAACGAAGGTTGCAACAGATGGAGGACGTCAAAAGTATGTTGCGCTACAAAACCAAGAAGTAGGTATTACTGATAAATATATTAGAGTACTTCGCGATGGATTTGTTTCTATGGATATGGCACAAAATATTATGGTAGTTAAAACCGTTTCAGGAATGGCTATGGCTGTAGCGGCAGCATTAGATAATCTTCATTTTGATGGTATTGTTGGTTGTATTGCAGGTGATGACACTATTATGTGCGCAATACGTTCCGTAGAAGAAACAGTAACGGTAATGGAAAAGTTATCAAAGATCGTGAATGGTAAAGAATAG
- a CDS encoding cation-translocating P-type ATPase, which translates to MNFYLKSTDEVLKDTKSQLTGLSSKDSEERLLKNGKNKLAEGKKTPLFIKFLSQMQDPMTIILLCAATVSGITAAYAHESFADVFIILAVVIINAILGVTQESKAEKAIEALQQMAAATSKVLRDGVQQTIKSEDLVVGDIILLEAGDAVPADARILESASLKIEEAALTGESVPVNKKVDKLTLGNEKDIPLGDRKNMIYMGSTVVYGRGSAVITATGMDTEMGKIADALANAKEGRTPLQIKLAQLSKTLSVLVIGICIFIFAFSLLKAGEITGETALDTFMVAVSLAVAAIPEGLATVVTIVLSIGVTNMSKKNAVIRKLTAVETLGCAEIICSDKTGTLTQNKMTVVEHYGEDENLLATAMSLCSDAQVGENGDAVGEPTECALVNYATKLSLSKDKLKEEQPRVGEAPFDSVRKMMSTVHKTDKGIIQYTKGAPDEILKCCTKALVNGKVVALDDKIKNAILTNNKEMAGKALRVLAAAYKEYDQEPSNYEPQNLEKDLVFIGLTGMIDPIRPEVVDAIAECKKAGIKPIMITGDHRDTAVAIAKQLGIIKDASEAITGAQLNDISDADFKNEIEKYSVYARVQPEHKVRIVNTWREKGKITAMTGDGVNDAPSIKSADIGIGMGITGTDVTKNVADMVLADDNFATIVSAVGEGRRIYDNIRKAIQFLLSSNLSEVLSIFIATIMGFTILKPVHLLWINLITDCFPALALGVEKGESDLMERKPRSTKDGIFAGGLGGDALYQGALVTIITLAAYFIGHYMEAGVWEIANSEDGMTMAFLTMSMAEIFHSFNLRSQRGTLFKMKSLNFWLLGGMALSLVLTTAVIYLPGISDAFGFAHISIPEYAVALGLAFLVIPIVEIVKLIQRAISKK; encoded by the coding sequence ATGAACTTTTATTTGAAGTCAACGGATGAAGTGTTAAAAGACACGAAAAGCCAATTGACAGGACTATCCTCAAAAGACAGTGAAGAACGTCTTTTGAAAAATGGTAAGAATAAGTTAGCGGAAGGTAAAAAGACTCCATTATTTATTAAATTCTTATCACAAATGCAAGACCCTATGACAATTATCTTATTATGTGCAGCTACCGTATCTGGTATTACTGCAGCATATGCTCATGAGTCTTTTGCAGACGTATTTATTATTTTAGCTGTTGTTATCATCAATGCAATTTTAGGTGTTACACAGGAGAGTAAAGCTGAGAAAGCTATTGAGGCTTTACAACAAATGGCGGCTGCTACAAGTAAAGTTCTTCGTGATGGCGTTCAACAAACGATTAAAAGTGAAGATTTAGTAGTAGGTGATATTATTTTACTTGAAGCTGGTGATGCAGTACCAGCCGATGCTAGAATTTTAGAATCTGCAAGTTTAAAAATTGAAGAAGCAGCGTTAACAGGTGAAAGTGTTCCTGTTAATAAGAAAGTTGACAAACTTACTCTTGGAAATGAAAAAGATATCCCATTAGGTGATCGTAAAAATATGATCTACATGGGTAGCACAGTAGTTTATGGACGTGGTAGTGCAGTTATTACTGCTACTGGTATGGACACTGAAATGGGTAAAATTGCAGATGCTCTTGCAAATGCAAAAGAAGGTCGTACACCTCTTCAAATTAAATTAGCTCAGTTAAGTAAGACATTAAGTGTACTTGTAATTGGTATCTGTATTTTTATCTTTGCCTTTAGTTTATTAAAAGCAGGTGAAATCACTGGTGAAACTGCTCTTGATACATTCATGGTTGCAGTAAGCCTTGCAGTTGCAGCGATTCCAGAAGGTCTTGCAACCGTTGTTACAATCGTTCTTAGTATTGGTGTTACCAATATGAGTAAGAAGAATGCTGTAATAAGAAAGCTTACAGCAGTAGAAACCTTAGGTTGTGCAGAAATCATTTGTAGTGATAAAACAGGAACTTTAACACAAAACAAGATGACTGTTGTAGAACACTATGGTGAAGATGAAAACTTATTAGCAACTGCTATGTCACTTTGTAGTGATGCTCAAGTTGGTGAAAATGGAGATGCAGTTGGTGAACCTACAGAATGTGCACTTGTAAACTATGCAACTAAATTATCTTTAAGCAAAGATAAATTAAAAGAAGAACAACCACGTGTTGGAGAAGCTCCTTTTGATTCTGTGCGTAAGATGATGAGTACTGTACATAAAACAGATAAGGGCATTATTCAATATACAAAAGGTGCTCCTGATGAAATATTAAAATGTTGTACAAAAGCATTAGTAAATGGTAAAGTTGTTGCTTTAGATGATAAGATTAAGAATGCAATCTTAACTAACAACAAAGAAATGGCTGGCAAAGCACTTCGTGTATTAGCAGCTGCATATAAAGAATATGATCAAGAACCAAGTAATTATGAACCACAAAACTTAGAAAAGGATCTTGTATTCATTGGATTAACTGGTATGATTGATCCAATTCGTCCAGAAGTTGTTGATGCTATTGCAGAATGTAAGAAAGCTGGAATTAAGCCAATTATGATTACAGGTGATCATAGAGACACCGCAGTAGCGATTGCTAAACAACTTGGTATCATTAAAGATGCGAGTGAAGCAATCACTGGAGCTCAATTAAATGATATTTCAGATGCTGACTTTAAAAATGAAATTGAAAAGTACTCTGTTTACGCACGTGTTCAACCAGAACATAAAGTTCGTATTGTAAATACATGGCGTGAAAAAGGCAAGATTACAGCGATGACTGGTGACGGTGTTAATGATGCTCCAAGTATCAAGTCCGCGGATATCGGTATTGGTATGGGTATCACTGGTACAGACGTTACTAAAAATGTTGCAGATATGGTTCTTGCAGATGATAACTTTGCTACAATTGTTAGTGCAGTTGGTGAAGGACGTCGTATTTATGATAACATTCGTAAAGCAATTCAGTTCTTATTGTCCAGTAACTTAAGTGAAGTTTTAAGTATTTTTATAGCAACTATTATGGGCTTTACAATCTTAAAACCAGTACACTTATTATGGATTAACTTAATTACAGACTGTTTCCCTGCTCTTGCACTTGGTGTAGAAAAAGGGGAAAGCGACTTAATGGAACGTAAACCAAGAAGTACAAAAGACGGTATTTTTGCTGGTGGTCTTGGTGGGGATGCGTTATATCAAGGTGCTTTAGTTACTATTATTACATTAGCAGCTTATTTTATTGGTCATTATATGGAAGCTGGTGTTTGGGAAATTGCAAACAGCGAAGATGGTATGACAATGGCATTCCTTACAATGTCTATGGCAGAGATTTTCCACTCCTTTAACTTAAGAAGCCAAAGAGGTACATTATTTAAAATGAAGTCCTTAAACTTCTGGTTACTTGGTGGTATGGCATTAAGTTTAGTATTAACAACAGCAGTTATTTACTTACCAGGTATTTCAGATGCATTTGGATTTGCTCATATTTCTATACCTGAGTATGCAGTTGCCCTTGGATTAGCATTCTTAGTAATTCCAATTGTTGAAATTGTTAAGTTGATTCAAAGAGCAATTAGTAAAAAGTAA
- the nifH gene encoding nitrogenase iron protein: MAKKIKQIAIYGKGGIGKSTTTSNISAALSKLGYKVMQFGCDPKSDSTNTLRNGEYIPTVLDTLREKNTVKANEVLYQGFNGIYCVEAGGPAPGVGCAGRGIITAVQLFKQQRVFEELDLDVVIYDVLGDVVCGGFAVPIREGIAEHVFTVSSADFMSVYASNNLFRGITKYSNAGGALLGGVIANSINKAYAKDIIDDFAKRTKTQIMQYVPRSVTVTQSELQGKTTIEAAPDSQQAKIYMELAERIAEHEHSTVPSPMEVTELREWAAEWGNQLLELETGVVVGGNQAGI; this comes from the coding sequence ATGGCAAAGAAAATCAAACAAATTGCAATCTATGGAAAAGGGGGAATCGGAAAATCTACAACTACATCTAATATAAGTGCAGCCTTATCAAAACTCGGCTATAAGGTAATGCAGTTTGGCTGTGATCCTAAAAGTGATTCTACGAACACATTACGAAATGGTGAATATATTCCAACGGTCCTTGATACCTTACGAGAAAAAAATACAGTAAAAGCTAATGAAGTGCTTTATCAAGGATTTAACGGAATCTATTGTGTAGAAGCAGGTGGTCCAGCACCAGGTGTAGGTTGCGCAGGTAGAGGGATTATAACGGCAGTTCAATTATTTAAACAACAGCGAGTATTTGAGGAATTAGATTTAGATGTAGTGATTTACGACGTTTTAGGTGACGTTGTGTGTGGGGGATTTGCTGTACCAATTCGAGAAGGAATTGCAGAACATGTATTTACCGTTTCCTCGGCTGATTTTATGAGTGTATACGCTTCCAATAATTTATTTCGAGGGATCACAAAGTATTCCAATGCTGGTGGAGCACTTCTTGGTGGTGTCATAGCAAATTCTATTAATAAGGCTTATGCAAAAGATATTATAGATGATTTTGCGAAACGTACAAAGACACAAATCATGCAATATGTTCCTCGTTCCGTAACTGTAACACAAAGTGAATTACAAGGAAAAACAACAATAGAAGCAGCACCTGATTCACAACAAGCAAAGATTTATATGGAGCTAGCAGAGCGTATTGCAGAACATGAACATTCCACGGTTCCATCACCGATGGAAGTAACTGAATTACGTGAATGGGCAGCGGAATGGGGAAATCAATTACTTGAATTAGAAACAGGTGTTGTTGTAGGCGGAAATCAAGCTGGTATATAA
- a CDS encoding GNAT family N-acetyltransferase, whose translation MEIKQFRELQPEAVLIRNEVFVQEQGFENEFDSIDDISTHLVLFDDALPVATCRYFWDEIKKSYIVGRIAVRKQHRGKKLGEMILREAEKSIKELGGSSIYLSAQLRVSKFYVNQGYRMVGEVYYDEFCEHIWMMKEL comes from the coding sequence ATGGAAATAAAGCAATTTAGAGAACTACAACCAGAAGCAGTCTTAATAAGAAATGAAGTTTTTGTACAGGAACAAGGATTTGAAAATGAGTTTGATTCAATTGATGATATTTCAACACATTTAGTGCTATTTGATGATGCACTACCTGTGGCTACCTGCCGTTATTTTTGGGATGAAATTAAAAAATCATATATCGTAGGACGGATAGCGGTACGAAAACAACATAGAGGGAAAAAGCTAGGTGAAATGATTTTAAGAGAGGCTGAAAAAAGCATCAAAGAACTTGGAGGAAGTAGTATTTATTTATCAGCACAATTAAGAGTGAGTAAATTCTACGTAAATCAAGGATATAGAATGGTTGGCGAAGTATATTATGATGAATTTTGCGAGCATATTTGGATGATGAAAGAATTATAG
- a CDS encoding NifB/NifX family molybdenum-iron cluster-binding protein, with the protein MSYKIAIATKDGKVVSEHFGYSKKFCIVSIDQNAWKVIEVREVVPACTGVGCTYSKDSSNSHIDAIEKVAKILSDCKLVIVSQIGYGAERVLNDNQLEVRLHKGFIIDYLNSFITT; encoded by the coding sequence ATGAGTTATAAGATAGCAATTGCAACAAAGGATGGAAAGGTAGTATCTGAGCATTTTGGGTATAGTAAGAAATTTTGTATTGTAAGTATTGATCAAAATGCTTGGAAGGTTATTGAAGTAAGAGAGGTTGTGCCTGCATGTACAGGGGTTGGCTGTACATATTCTAAAGATTCAAGTAATTCACACATAGATGCAATTGAAAAAGTAGCGAAAATTCTTTCGGATTGTAAGCTCGTAATTGTTAGTCAAATCGGATATGGAGCGGAACGAGTTTTAAATGATAATCAGCTTGAAGTGAGATTACATAAGGGATTTATTATTGATTATTTAAATAGTTTTATAACAACTTAA